Proteins encoded together in one Impatiens glandulifera chromosome 1, dImpGla2.1, whole genome shotgun sequence window:
- the LOC124938540 gene encoding AP-1 complex subunit mu-2-like, whose product MEQFAQQRTGDPKSQDPVVHDNGVTYLFIKHNNVYLRTASRQNCNTASLLIFLHRFFKHYFEDLEEESLRDNFVVVYELLDEMINFGYPQYTEAKILIEFIKIDVYGLEVGQRPPMAVTNVVSWRSDGIQYKKMNHGQIIRSDVVGGINDENLFKKRTTSKELSHIDLFYETHSRKGTSDDSTRVVDPHVQEKIDEMRQMLEINLDISDYELTENVFGRQGQSGSLKWDSG is encoded by the exons GGCGATCCGAAATCACAAGATCCAGTTGTACATGACAATGGAGTTACCTATTTGTTTATTAAgcataataatgtttatttgaGGACTGCTTCCAGACAGAACTGCAACACTGCAAGCCTTCTCATCTTTCTTCATCGT TTTTTTAAGCATTATTTTGAAGATCTAGAGGAAGAATCACTGAGAGATAACTTTGTTGTTGTG TATGAATTGCTTGATGAGATGATAAACTTTGGTTATCCTCAGTATACAGAAGCAAAGATTCTCATTGAATTTATCAAGATTGATGTTTACGGTCTGGAAGTTGGTCAAAGGCCACCCATGGCTGTGACAAATGTTGTATCTTGGCGTAGCGATGGCATACAATATAAGAAAATGAA CCATGGCCAAATTATTAGGTCAGATGTTGTTGGGGGCATTAATGATGAGAACTTATTTAAG AAGAGGACTACTAGTAAGGAACTATCACACATTGACCTTTTCTACGAGACACACAGTAGAAAAGGAACAAGTGATGACTCTACTCGTGTGGTGGATCCCCATGTACaggagaaaatt GATGAGATGCGTCAGATGCTCGAGATAAATCTCGATATATCCGATTATGAGCTGACCGAGAACGTTTTTGGACGACAAGGGCAATCAGGGTCATTGAAATGGGATTCGGGGTAA
- the LOC124922588 gene encoding cytochrome P450 704C1-like isoform X1 produces the protein MAIASLISFLSQQTSTITVIFSIIGLLLSLKLVAKWRIIGRKRKFHPIGGTMMNQLFNFSRLHHYMTDLARRYKTYRLIAPFRNEIYTSDPANVEYILKSNFQNYGKGMYNYMNLRDLLGDGIFAVDGEKWRQQRKVSSHEFSTKVLRDFSSVIFRKNASKIANIISNTIVSGQTIDIQDIFMKSTLDSIFKIAFGVELGTIICGSSSNQEGIKFSYAFDCASAMSLWRYVDPFWKLKKFLNVGSEAKLKEAVKIVDTFVYKLISNEEETRKSEHYSPVSINNINKNKSFSSPTLMNFFLSFCQIKKDDILSRFLQEKGPDANPKYLRDIILNFVIAGKDTTAATLSWFMYMMCKHPHIQEKVAKEIEEHTSDYYTQKVISNNSFDEFANSISDEAMEKMQYLHATLTETLRLHPAVPVDAKICFSDDTLPDGFSVNKGDMVSYLPYAMGRMPFLWGDDAEEFKPERWLDEKGIFQSENPFKFTAFQAGPRICLGKDFAYRQMKIFSAILLRHFVFKLSDERKPVNYKTMINLHIDGGLHVRALVRSSS, from the exons ATGGCGATAGCTTCATTAATTAGCTTTCTCTCTCAACAAACTTCAACCATTACAGTTATATTCTCCATAATCGGCCTTCTTCTCTCGCTTAAACTTGTGGCTAAATGGAGAATAATCGGAAGAAAAAGGAAGTTTCATCCAATTGGCGGAACGATGATGAATCAGTTGTTCAATTTCAGCAGATTGCATCATTACATGACAGATCTTGCTCGAAGATATAAGACTTACAGGTTAATTGCTCCTTTTAGGAACGAGATTTATACTTCAGATCCAGCAAATGTTGAATACATTCTCAAATCCAATTTCCAAAATTACGGAAAG GGGATGTATAACTACATGAATTTAAGGGACTTATTGGGCGACGGAATCTTTGCCGTCGATGGAGAAAAGTGGCGTCAACAAAGGAAAGTATCTAGCCATGAGTTCTCAACAAAAGTGTTGAGGGATTTCAGTAGTGTGATCTTTAGGAAGAATGCATCAAAAATTGCTAATATCATATCAAACACCATCGTTTCAGGTCAAACAATCGACATTCAG gatatatttatgaaatcaACTTTGGATTCCATATTCAAAATTGCCTTTGGAGTTGAACTAGGCACTATAATTTGTGGATCAAGTAGTAATCAAGAAGGAATAAAATTCAGCTATGCCTTTGATTGTGCAAGTGCCATGTCCCTTTGGCGTTACGTCGACCCATTTTGGAAATTAAAAAAGTTTCTAAACGTCGGATCAGAAGCAAAGCTAAAAGAGGCGGTCAAAATAGTCGATACATTCGTATATAAACTTATCTCTAATGAGGAAGAAACACGCAAGTCAGAACATTACTCTCCCGTAAGTattaacaacattaataaaaacaaatcctTTTCGAGCCCAACACttatgaatttttttctttctttttgccAGATAAAGAAGGACGACATACTGTCGAGGTTTCTTCAAGAAAAGGGACCTGATGCGAATCCGAAATACTTAAGAGACATAATATTGAACTTTGTAATAGCTGGAAAAGATACAACAGCTGCAACACTATCTTGGTTCATGTACATGATGTGCAAACATCCTCATATACAGGAAAAAGTTGCCAAGGAAATAGAAGAACATACAAGTGATTATTATACACAAAAagtgatttcaaataattcttttgATGAATTTGCAAATTCTATAAGTGATGAAGCAATGGAAAAGATGCAATATCTTCATGCAACTTTAACTGAGACTCTCAGGCTGCATCCTGCTGTTCCTGTG GACGCGAAAATATGTTTTTCTGATGATACACTGCCCGACGGGTTTAGTGTCAATAAAGGTGACATGGTTTCCTATCTTCCATATGCAATGGGCAGGATGCCATTTTTATGGGGCGACGATGCAGAAGAGTTTAAACCTGAGAGATGGCTCGACGAAAAAGGCATCTTTCAGTCTGAGAACCCTTTCAAATTTACCGCCTTTCAG GCTGGTCCGCGAATTTGTTTGGGAAAGGATTTTGCGTACAGACAAATGAAGATATTCTCGGCTATTCTTTTACGCCATTTTGTATTCAAATTGAGTGATGAGAGGAAACCAGTCAATTACAAGACAATGATCAATCTTCACATTGATGGTGGTCTTCATGTTCGCGCCTTGGTCAGGTCAAGTTCTTAG
- the LOC124922588 gene encoding cytochrome P450 704C1-like isoform X2, with amino-acid sequence MAIASLISFLSQQTSTITVIFSIIGLLLSLKLVAKWRIIGRKRKFHPIGGTMMNQLFNFSRLHHYMTDLARRYKTYRLIAPFRNEIYTSDPANVEYILKSNFQNYGKGMYNYMNLRDLLGDGIFAVDGEKWRQQRKVSSHEFSTKVLRDFSSVIFRKNASKIANIISNTIVSGQTIDIQDIFMKSTLDSIFKIAFGVELGTIICGSSSNQEGIKFSYAFDCASAMSLWRYVDPFWKLKKFLNVGSEAKLKEAVKIVDTFVYKLISNEEETRKSEHYSPIKKDDILSRFLQEKGPDANPKYLRDIILNFVIAGKDTTAATLSWFMYMMCKHPHIQEKVAKEIEEHTSDYYTQKVISNNSFDEFANSISDEAMEKMQYLHATLTETLRLHPAVPVDAKICFSDDTLPDGFSVNKGDMVSYLPYAMGRMPFLWGDDAEEFKPERWLDEKGIFQSENPFKFTAFQAGPRICLGKDFAYRQMKIFSAILLRHFVFKLSDERKPVNYKTMINLHIDGGLHVRALVRSSS; translated from the exons ATGGCGATAGCTTCATTAATTAGCTTTCTCTCTCAACAAACTTCAACCATTACAGTTATATTCTCCATAATCGGCCTTCTTCTCTCGCTTAAACTTGTGGCTAAATGGAGAATAATCGGAAGAAAAAGGAAGTTTCATCCAATTGGCGGAACGATGATGAATCAGTTGTTCAATTTCAGCAGATTGCATCATTACATGACAGATCTTGCTCGAAGATATAAGACTTACAGGTTAATTGCTCCTTTTAGGAACGAGATTTATACTTCAGATCCAGCAAATGTTGAATACATTCTCAAATCCAATTTCCAAAATTACGGAAAG GGGATGTATAACTACATGAATTTAAGGGACTTATTGGGCGACGGAATCTTTGCCGTCGATGGAGAAAAGTGGCGTCAACAAAGGAAAGTATCTAGCCATGAGTTCTCAACAAAAGTGTTGAGGGATTTCAGTAGTGTGATCTTTAGGAAGAATGCATCAAAAATTGCTAATATCATATCAAACACCATCGTTTCAGGTCAAACAATCGACATTCAG gatatatttatgaaatcaACTTTGGATTCCATATTCAAAATTGCCTTTGGAGTTGAACTAGGCACTATAATTTGTGGATCAAGTAGTAATCAAGAAGGAATAAAATTCAGCTATGCCTTTGATTGTGCAAGTGCCATGTCCCTTTGGCGTTACGTCGACCCATTTTGGAAATTAAAAAAGTTTCTAAACGTCGGATCAGAAGCAAAGCTAAAAGAGGCGGTCAAAATAGTCGATACATTCGTATATAAACTTATCTCTAATGAGGAAGAAACACGCAAGTCAGAACATTACTCTCCC ATAAAGAAGGACGACATACTGTCGAGGTTTCTTCAAGAAAAGGGACCTGATGCGAATCCGAAATACTTAAGAGACATAATATTGAACTTTGTAATAGCTGGAAAAGATACAACAGCTGCAACACTATCTTGGTTCATGTACATGATGTGCAAACATCCTCATATACAGGAAAAAGTTGCCAAGGAAATAGAAGAACATACAAGTGATTATTATACACAAAAagtgatttcaaataattcttttgATGAATTTGCAAATTCTATAAGTGATGAAGCAATGGAAAAGATGCAATATCTTCATGCAACTTTAACTGAGACTCTCAGGCTGCATCCTGCTGTTCCTGTG GACGCGAAAATATGTTTTTCTGATGATACACTGCCCGACGGGTTTAGTGTCAATAAAGGTGACATGGTTTCCTATCTTCCATATGCAATGGGCAGGATGCCATTTTTATGGGGCGACGATGCAGAAGAGTTTAAACCTGAGAGATGGCTCGACGAAAAAGGCATCTTTCAGTCTGAGAACCCTTTCAAATTTACCGCCTTTCAG GCTGGTCCGCGAATTTGTTTGGGAAAGGATTTTGCGTACAGACAAATGAAGATATTCTCGGCTATTCTTTTACGCCATTTTGTATTCAAATTGAGTGATGAGAGGAAACCAGTCAATTACAAGACAATGATCAATCTTCACATTGATGGTGGTCTTCATGTTCGCGCCTTGGTCAGGTCAAGTTCTTAG